Proteins co-encoded in one Ensifer sp. PDNC004 genomic window:
- a CDS encoding iron ABC transporter permease, giving the protein MTSLSISAPSGSRLLRSGFLLPALLVAIVAILVVAPLLRILFTTLTPEGIAAWKAVLASPLSANLWWRPLLNTMILGFSVGAGCLLIGGFLAWLVVLTDVPGRRFLGLMASLPYMIPSFAAALAWGTLFRNSRLGGSAGFFETSGLAIPDWLAWGLIPTAIVLIAHYYSLAYTIIAAALSSVGADLVEAGQMAGAKRPRIFFGIILPVVTPALIAAASLTFAGAVANFAAPALLGLPVRMQTLSTRLFGMIETGQNERGFVLALLLIAVSALFLWLSDRIVSGRKAFITVTGKGGRTKRFPLGAWRWPLFAIAVVIGLLTTVLPVLVLAASSLAPQSGALFSNWTLHFWIGEGGGEMAQGQAGIFRNPVLIDAIWNTIRLGLVVAFTTMLLGLALAYTIVQRRGSLLATLLSQLAFLPLLVPSIAFAAAYIALFGAPIGPLPSLYGTFALLVIAASAHNLPFAVQSGRSVLGQISADIEESARLTGAGLSRRLFAIIFPLAIRGLFAGAILVFVKMVRDLSLVVLLFTATSPVLSMVAYRYAAEGFMQFANAITLVILVVCLAASFVAHSLQNRVQKWKAP; this is encoded by the coding sequence CGCACCATCGGGCAGCCGGCTGCTCCGATCGGGCTTCCTCCTGCCGGCACTTCTCGTCGCCATCGTCGCGATCCTGGTCGTCGCTCCGCTCTTGCGCATCCTCTTCACGACGCTGACGCCCGAGGGCATCGCGGCCTGGAAGGCGGTGCTTGCCAGCCCGCTCTCCGCCAATCTCTGGTGGCGACCGCTTCTCAACACCATGATCCTCGGCTTCAGCGTCGGTGCCGGCTGCCTGCTCATCGGCGGCTTCCTCGCCTGGCTCGTGGTTCTGACGGACGTCCCGGGCCGCCGTTTCCTCGGCCTGATGGCGTCGCTGCCCTACATGATCCCGAGCTTTGCCGCAGCCCTTGCCTGGGGCACGCTGTTTCGCAATTCGCGTCTCGGCGGTTCGGCCGGCTTCTTCGAGACCAGCGGCCTGGCCATTCCCGACTGGCTCGCCTGGGGTCTGATCCCGACGGCGATCGTGCTGATCGCGCACTATTATTCGCTCGCCTATACGATCATCGCCGCGGCCCTGAGTTCGGTCGGTGCCGATCTCGTCGAGGCAGGCCAGATGGCCGGCGCCAAGCGCCCGCGCATCTTCTTCGGCATCATCCTGCCGGTCGTCACGCCGGCGCTGATTGCGGCCGCATCGCTGACTTTCGCCGGGGCTGTCGCCAATTTCGCAGCCCCCGCCTTGCTCGGCCTCCCGGTGCGCATGCAGACGCTTTCCACGCGCCTCTTCGGCATGATCGAGACGGGCCAGAACGAACGCGGCTTCGTGCTTGCGCTGCTGCTCATTGCGGTCTCGGCGCTGTTCCTGTGGCTCTCCGATCGCATCGTCTCCGGCCGCAAGGCCTTCATCACCGTGACCGGCAAAGGCGGGCGGACCAAGCGCTTCCCGCTCGGCGCCTGGCGCTGGCCACTCTTTGCCATCGCCGTCGTCATCGGGCTTTTGACCACGGTGCTGCCGGTTCTCGTGCTGGCCGCATCGAGCCTGGCACCGCAAAGCGGCGCGCTGTTCTCCAATTGGACGCTGCATTTCTGGATCGGTGAAGGCGGCGGCGAGATGGCGCAGGGGCAGGCGGGGATCTTCCGCAATCCGGTGCTGATCGACGCCATCTGGAACACGATCCGTCTCGGGCTGGTCGTCGCCTTCACCACGATGCTGCTCGGTCTGGCGCTGGCCTATACCATCGTGCAGCGCCGCGGCAGCCTGCTTGCGACGCTGCTGAGCCAGCTCGCCTTCCTGCCGCTCCTGGTGCCGAGCATCGCCTTTGCCGCCGCGTATATCGCACTCTTCGGCGCGCCGATCGGGCCGTTGCCTTCGCTCTACGGCACTTTTGCGCTGCTGGTCATTGCGGCATCCGCGCACAATCTGCCCTTTGCCGTGCAGTCGGGGCGCTCGGTGCTCGGCCAGATCTCCGCCGACATCGAGGAAAGTGCAAGGCTGACCGGTGCGGGACTGAGCCGTCGCCTGTTCGCGATCATCTTTCCGCTCGCGATCCGGGGCCTCTTTGCCGGCGCGATCCTCGTCTTCGTCAAGATGGTGCGGGACCTCTCGCTGGTCGTGCTGCTGTTCACCGCCACCTCGCCGGTGCTGAGCATGGTCGCCTATCGCTATGCCGCGGAAGGCTTCATGCAGTTCGCCAATGCCATCACCCTCGTCATCCTCGTCGTCTGCCTGGCTGCCTCCTTCGTGGCCCACAGCCTGCAGAACCGTGTCCAGAAATGGAAAGCACCATGA